The proteins below are encoded in one region of Limnohabitans sp. 63ED37-2:
- a CDS encoding YebC/PmpR family DNA-binding transcriptional regulator, with product MAGHSKWANIQHRKGRQDEKRQRIWTRVVREIMVAARTGGGDVSANPRLRLAIEKAKAANMPADTIKRNVDKATGNLEGVSYEEIRYEGYGIGGAAIIVDTMTDNRVRTVAEMRHALSKHGGNLGTEGSVAFQFKHCGQLIFAPGTSEDRVMEVALEAGAEDVLTDAEGAIEVLTTPAAFEAVKNALEAAGLVAEMAEVTWRAENSVSLAGDEAAKMQKLLDILEDLDDVQNVFHNAEFED from the coding sequence ATGGCTGGCCACAGTAAATGGGCAAATATTCAGCACCGCAAGGGCAGGCAAGACGAAAAAAGACAACGCATTTGGACCCGCGTGGTGCGTGAAATCATGGTGGCGGCCCGCACGGGTGGCGGTGATGTCAGTGCCAATCCTCGCCTGCGCTTGGCCATCGAAAAGGCCAAGGCCGCCAACATGCCAGCCGACACCATCAAGCGCAATGTGGACAAGGCGACGGGCAACTTGGAAGGCGTGAGCTACGAAGAAATTCGTTACGAAGGCTATGGCATTGGCGGCGCGGCCATCATTGTCGACACGATGACGGACAACCGGGTGCGCACCGTAGCCGAAATGCGCCATGCCCTGAGCAAGCACGGCGGCAACCTGGGCACCGAGGGTTCGGTGGCGTTTCAGTTCAAGCATTGCGGTCAGCTGATTTTTGCTCCTGGCACATCGGAGGACCGCGTCATGGAGGTGGCCCTGGAAGCGGGTGCCGAAGACGTGCTCACCGACGCGGAGGGCGCGATCGAGGTGTTGACCACACCCGCAGCTTTTGAAGCCGTGAAAAATGCGCTGGAAGCGGCTGGACTGGTGGCCGAGATGGCCGAGGTCACTTGGCGTGCCGAAAATTCTGTGTCTTTGGCCGGTGACGAAGCGGCGAAAATGCAAAAGTTATTGGATATATTGGAAGACTTGGACGATGTGCAAAACGTTTTCCACAACGCCGAGTTTGAAGATTAA
- a CDS encoding 1-acyl-sn-glycerol-3-phosphate acyltransferase — MRSVIRHPVTFKGSRLARWILKILGWRLDFEGFPTRQGVAIVYPHTSNWDFPIGMLAKWALGIPAHFWGKDSLFKFPVIGAWMRWVGGIPIDRSSSRGVVGQMVHVFEQHKQNDQLLWLALAPEGTRSLTPGWRSGFYQLALGAQVPLALVKLDWGQRRFTVVDFYDLTGQVERDYAHMAQVFEGVKGFHEHQMGPILPYSPGQKLESAQPKP; from the coding sequence ATGCGTTCTGTGATCCGCCATCCTGTGACATTCAAGGGCTCTCGTCTGGCCCGTTGGATTTTGAAAATCTTGGGCTGGCGCCTGGACTTTGAGGGCTTTCCCACCCGTCAAGGTGTGGCGATCGTTTACCCGCACACCAGCAACTGGGATTTTCCGATTGGCATGCTGGCCAAATGGGCGCTGGGCATCCCGGCGCACTTTTGGGGCAAGGACTCGCTGTTCAAATTTCCGGTGATCGGCGCGTGGATGCGCTGGGTCGGAGGCATTCCGATTGACCGCAGCTCGTCACGCGGTGTGGTCGGGCAGATGGTGCATGTGTTCGAGCAGCACAAACAAAACGACCAGTTGCTCTGGCTGGCTTTGGCCCCGGAGGGCACACGCAGCCTCACTCCGGGCTGGCGCAGCGGCTTTTACCAACTGGCATTGGGGGCTCAGGTCCCTCTGGCGCTGGTCAAGCTCGACTGGGGGCAGCGCCGCTTCACTGTGGTGGATTTTTACGATCTGACTGGACAGGTCGAGCGCGATTACGCCCACATGGCCCAGGTCTTTGAGGGCGTCAAAGGCTTCCATGAACACCAAATGGGACCCATACTTCCCTACAGTCCCGGTCAGAAACTCGAATCTGCCCAACCGAAACCCTGA
- the clpS gene encoding ATP-dependent Clp protease adapter ClpS, with the protein MATKKPSNPTLPTVTPRAPDGGDSVVLERRAQKIEPPQMYQVAMLNDDFTPMEFVVMVIQEFFSKDREAATQIMLKIHLDGKGVCGVYSRDVAATKVDQVLDAAKQAGHPLQCVSEPIE; encoded by the coding sequence ATGGCAACGAAAAAACCTTCTAATCCCACGCTGCCGACCGTGACCCCGCGTGCCCCTGATGGCGGCGATTCGGTGGTCCTCGAAAGACGTGCTCAAAAAATTGAACCGCCCCAGATGTACCAGGTGGCGATGCTCAACGACGACTTCACCCCCATGGAATTTGTGGTCATGGTGATCCAAGAGTTTTTCAGCAAGGACCGCGAAGCGGCCACGCAGATCATGCTCAAGATCCACTTGGACGGCAAAGGCGTTTGTGGGGTTTATTCCCGTGATGTGGCGGCCACCAAGGTGGATCAGGTGCTGGACGCGGCCAAACAGGCCGGTCACCCGCTGCAATGTGTCAGTGAACCCATTGAATAA
- the hemF gene encoding oxygen-dependent coproporphyrinogen oxidase: MTTPFELGTVKNYLLGLQSRITGALTDLDGTPFLTDAWQKDPGEKLQGNGITQILEGGPIFERAGCGFSHVTGPQLPPSATQHRPELAGSAFEAMGVSLVFHPRNPYVPTVHMNVRMIAAKPEGRAPVAWFGGGMDLTPYYGFDEDAVHFHQTCKDALSPFGEALHPRFKTWCDDYFCNKHRHEQRGVGGIFFDDFSELGMDQSFAMLQSVADSLLTAYMPIVMRRKDTPYGERERDFQLYRRGRYVEFNLVWDRGTHFGLQSGGRTESILLSMPPEVRWSYQRVDEAGSPEARLLSHFLVPKDWV, encoded by the coding sequence ATGACCACCCCCTTTGAACTTGGCACCGTCAAAAACTACCTGCTGGGCTTGCAGTCCCGCATCACCGGGGCCTTGACCGACTTGGATGGCACGCCCTTTCTGACCGATGCTTGGCAAAAAGACCCGGGCGAAAAACTCCAAGGCAATGGCATCACCCAGATTCTGGAAGGCGGTCCAATTTTTGAGCGGGCCGGTTGCGGCTTTTCGCACGTCACGGGGCCACAGTTGCCGCCCTCGGCCACCCAGCACCGCCCAGAGTTGGCGGGCTCCGCCTTTGAGGCGATGGGCGTGTCGCTGGTGTTTCACCCACGCAACCCCTATGTGCCTACGGTGCACATGAACGTGCGCATGATCGCGGCCAAGCCCGAGGGCAGGGCGCCCGTGGCCTGGTTTGGTGGCGGTATGGACTTGACGCCTTATTACGGCTTTGACGAAGACGCGGTGCATTTTCACCAGACCTGCAAAGATGCCCTGAGCCCCTTTGGTGAGGCCTTGCACCCGCGATTTAAAACCTGGTGTGACGATTATTTTTGCAACAAACACCGCCACGAGCAGCGCGGTGTGGGCGGCATTTTCTTCGACGATTTTTCCGAGCTGGGCATGGACCAGAGCTTTGCCATGCTGCAAAGCGTGGCCGATTCACTGCTGACGGCCTACATGCCCATCGTGATGCGCCGCAAGGACACGCCTTATGGCGAGCGCGAACGAGACTTTCAGCTGTACCGCCGTGGCCGTTATGTCGAGTTCAACCTGGTCTGGGACCGGGGCACGCATTTTGGTTTGCAGTCCGGTGGCCGCACCGAGTCCATTTTGCTGTCGATGCCCCCCGAGGTGCGCTGGTCGTATCAGCGGGTAGATGAGGCGGGCTCGCCCGAAGCGCGCTTGCTCAGCCACTTTTTGGTGCCCAAGGACTGGGTTTGA
- the rsfS gene encoding ribosome silencing factor codes for MTENAAKKDIQKLQRAIVDALEDVKAQEIQVFDTEHLSSLFERVIIASGTSNRQTKALAASVRDKVRHAGFGKPRIEGEDNGEWIIVDCGPAVVHIMQPTIRTYYNLEEIWGGTPVRLKFGAPKPAATAETKGHIKNSVAKKAPVKATAKSATAKTPAAKKSAAKSAAPSAAKAKPALKAPAKAAKPAAKPAVKAPVKTAAKTAAKSAPKASSPTNKPTVKTVGKPTAKPAVKAAAKSSAKPAAKKAPARKAVQAATRRKAD; via the coding sequence ATGACCGAAAACGCCGCTAAAAAAGACATCCAGAAACTCCAGCGTGCCATCGTGGACGCACTCGAGGACGTCAAGGCCCAAGAAATCCAGGTGTTTGACACCGAACACCTGTCCTCGCTGTTTGAGCGGGTCATCATCGCCTCGGGCACCTCGAACCGCCAGACCAAGGCGCTGGCCGCCAGTGTCCGCGACAAAGTGCGTCACGCCGGTTTTGGCAAGCCCCGCATCGAGGGTGAAGACAACGGTGAATGGATCATTGTCGATTGCGGCCCCGCCGTGGTGCACATCATGCAGCCGACCATCCGCACTTATTACAACCTCGAAGAAATCTGGGGCGGCACGCCCGTGCGCTTGAAGTTTGGCGCACCCAAGCCCGCAGCGACGGCCGAAACCAAGGGCCACATCAAAAACTCGGTGGCGAAAAAAGCCCCTGTCAAAGCAACGGCCAAATCGGCCACTGCCAAAACACCCGCAGCCAAGAAGTCTGCCGCCAAATCGGCCGCACCATCTGCAGCCAAAGCCAAACCCGCGTTGAAGGCACCTGCCAAAGCGGCCAAACCCGCGGCCAAACCAGCGGTCAAAGCCCCAGTAAAAACTGCAGCCAAAACCGCCGCCAAATCGGCCCCCAAAGCCAGCAGCCCCACCAACAAGCCCACGGTGAAGACAGTGGGCAAGCCTACGGCCAAACCTGCTGTTAAAGCAGCGGCCAAGTCGTCTGCCAAGCCGGCCGCCAAAAAGGCCCCTGCGCGCAAGGCTGTGCAAGCAGCCACACGCCGCAAAGCCGACTGA
- a CDS encoding Maf family protein: MSAFIYLASQSPRRSQLLDQIGVAHQLLLAGPDEDAESLEDVHGSEAPARYVARVTGLKLDAAVQRLKRQGLPLAPVLCADTTVCLGRDILGKPADEADAVRILKRLSGQTHRVLTAVAAQKGQQRVATVSQSWVRFAPMTAAQIRAYVATGEPMGKAGAYGVQGRAAAHIEQIRGSYSGIMGLPLFETAALLRNLGVRC; this comes from the coding sequence ATGAGCGCCTTCATCTACCTCGCTTCCCAAAGCCCCCGGCGCAGTCAGTTGCTTGACCAAATTGGGGTGGCTCACCAGCTGCTCTTGGCCGGGCCCGATGAAGATGCCGAGTCTTTGGAAGACGTGCATGGCTCGGAAGCGCCTGCGCGCTATGTGGCGCGTGTCACGGGACTCAAACTCGACGCCGCCGTGCAGCGCTTGAAGCGCCAGGGCCTGCCGCTTGCGCCCGTGCTGTGCGCCGACACCACCGTGTGCCTGGGGCGGGATATTTTGGGCAAACCAGCGGATGAGGCCGATGCCGTGCGCATCCTGAAACGGCTATCAGGGCAAACCCACCGCGTGTTGACTGCCGTTGCCGCACAAAAAGGGCAACAACGAGTGGCCACAGTGTCGCAATCGTGGGTGCGCTTCGCGCCCATGACCGCTGCGCAAATCCGTGCCTACGTGGCCACTGGCGAGCCCATGGGCAAAGCCGGGGCTTATGGGGTGCAGGGCAGGGCAGCTGCTCATATTGAACAGATCCGGGGCAGTTATTCAGGCATCATGGGTTTGCCGCTGTTCGAGACCGCTGCTTTGCTGCGGAACTTGGGCGTGCGCTGTTGA
- the rlmH gene encoding 23S rRNA (pseudouridine(1915)-N(3))-methyltransferase RlmH, with protein MKLLIVAVGLRVPDWAQTAWDDYAKRFPPELKVELKAVKTEPRGSKTLPNLYAAERQRIEAAIPRGTRIVVLDERGTNLTTQALATRLTHWQLGGDDVALVIGGPDGLEPEFRRAAHERIRLSDMTLPHAMARVLLIEQLYRAWSINANHPYHRE; from the coding sequence ATGAAGCTGCTGATCGTTGCGGTCGGCCTGCGCGTGCCGGATTGGGCGCAGACCGCTTGGGACGACTACGCCAAACGTTTTCCGCCTGAGCTCAAGGTCGAGCTCAAGGCCGTGAAAACCGAGCCCCGCGGCTCCAAAACCCTTCCCAACCTGTACGCAGCAGAGCGCCAGCGCATCGAGGCGGCGATTCCGCGTGGCACCCGCATCGTGGTGCTCGACGAGCGCGGCACCAACCTCACGACGCAGGCCCTGGCCACCCGCCTGACCCATTGGCAGCTTGGCGGTGACGATGTGGCCTTGGTCATTGGCGGCCCCGACGGTTTGGAGCCCGAATTCCGGCGGGCCGCGCACGAGCGCATACGCTTGTCTGACATGACTTTGCCCCACGCCATGGCCCGGGTGCTCTTGATCGAGCAGCTCTACCGCGCCTGGTCCATCAACGCCAACCACCCCTACCACCGCGAATGA
- the nadD gene encoding nicotinate (nicotinamide) nucleotide adenylyltransferase produces MQKPQTAVQRLGVFGGAFDPPHLAHLALVEAAVAQLQLDHVHVLPTGHAWHKPRLLSDAAHRVAMTRLAFAHVPQVVVDEREILRTGPSYTVDTLHELQSEYPQAQLYLLLGDDQRRSLSSWHQIGEIERIAIICAAGRDMAVRAWNKESGPAPTHPPLSDTLQARIRTLDMPLMPHSATDIRVLAATEQALTGLVSPAVERYIHEHHLYRPH; encoded by the coding sequence ATGCAAAAACCCCAAACCGCTGTTCAGCGCCTGGGCGTTTTTGGTGGAGCGTTCGACCCGCCGCATCTGGCTCATCTGGCCTTGGTCGAAGCGGCCGTGGCCCAGTTGCAACTCGACCATGTGCATGTGCTGCCTACGGGTCACGCATGGCACAAACCGCGCCTCCTCAGCGACGCCGCACACCGCGTGGCTATGACCCGTTTGGCCTTTGCGCATGTGCCGCAAGTGGTGGTGGACGAGCGGGAAATTCTGCGCACCGGCCCCAGCTACACGGTGGACACCCTGCATGAGTTGCAGTCCGAATATCCCCAGGCGCAGCTGTATTTGCTCCTGGGCGATGACCAGCGCCGCTCCTTGTCCTCATGGCATCAGATCGGTGAAATCGAGCGCATCGCTATAATCTGTGCCGCAGGCCGTGATATGGCCGTGCGTGCCTGGAACAAAGAATCAGGCCCTGCACCCACCCACCCACCCCTTTCGGACACCCTGCAAGCGCGCATTCGCACTCTGGACATGCCGCTGATGCCCCACAGTGCCACGGACATCCGTGTGCTGGCGGCCACAGAGCAGGCCCTGACGGGCTTGGTATCCCCCGCTGTTGAGCGCTATATTCACGAACACCACCTTTACAGGCCCCATTGA
- the clpA gene encoding ATP-dependent Clp protease ATP-binding subunit ClpA has product MIAQELEVSLHMAFVEARQQRHEFITVEHLLLALLDNPSAAEVLRACAANIDDLRKALSNFIKDNTPQVAGTEEVDTQPTLGFQRVIQRAIMHVQSTGNGKKEVTGANVLVAIFGEKDSHAVYYLHQQGITRLDVVNFIAHGIRKSDPPEAAKSDAPSSSEAEEANGGERNEKASPLEQFTNNLNQAAKEGKIDPLIGREYEVERTIQILCRRRKNNPLLVGEAGVGKTAIAEGLAWRITQGTVPDILAEATVYSLDMGALLAGTKYRGDFEQRLKGVLKSLKDKPNGILFIDEIHTLIGAGAASGGTLDASNLLKPALSSGQLKCIGATTFTEYRGIFEKDAALSRRFQKVDVVEPTVSETVDILKGLKSRFEDHHSVKYTVAALQAAAELSAKFINDRQLPDKAIDVIDEAGAAQRIQVASKRKKTIGKSEIEDIVAKIARIPPANVSNDDRSKLQTIERDLKSVVFGQDKALEVLASAVKMARSGLGKTDKPIGSFLFSGPTGVGKTEAAKQLAYIMGIELIRFDMSEYMERHAVSRLIGAPPGYVGFDQGGLLTEAVTKKPHCVLLLDEIEKAHPDIFNVLLQVMDHGTLTDNNGRKADFRNVIIIMTTNAGAETMNKATIGFTNPRAAGDEMGDIKRLFTPEFRNRLDAIVSFKPLDEQIILRVVDKFLLQLETQLGEKKVEVTFTDALRKFLGKKGFDPLMGARPMQRLIQDTIRKALADELLFGRLTDGGRLTVDIDDKDEVLLDITANPKKESRASRSEPAEPEEATAG; this is encoded by the coding sequence ATGATTGCCCAAGAATTGGAAGTCAGCTTGCACATGGCCTTTGTTGAAGCCCGCCAGCAGCGCCACGAATTCATCACCGTCGAGCATTTGTTGCTGGCACTGCTGGACAACCCCAGCGCCGCGGAAGTGCTCCGCGCTTGCGCCGCCAACATTGACGATTTGCGCAAGGCCTTGAGCAACTTCATCAAAGACAACACGCCTCAGGTGGCCGGTACCGAAGAGGTCGACACCCAGCCCACTTTAGGGTTCCAGCGTGTGATCCAACGCGCCATCATGCATGTGCAGTCCACCGGCAATGGCAAAAAGGAAGTGACCGGCGCCAATGTGCTGGTCGCCATCTTTGGCGAAAAAGACTCGCACGCTGTCTACTACCTGCACCAGCAGGGCATCACGCGTTTGGATGTGGTGAACTTCATCGCCCACGGCATCCGCAAGAGCGATCCACCTGAAGCCGCCAAATCCGACGCGCCTTCCAGCTCCGAAGCCGAAGAGGCCAATGGGGGTGAACGCAACGAAAAGGCCTCGCCTTTGGAGCAGTTCACCAACAACCTGAACCAGGCAGCCAAAGAAGGCAAGATCGATCCGCTGATTGGTCGTGAATATGAAGTTGAGCGCACCATCCAGATCCTGTGCCGCCGCCGCAAAAACAACCCGCTGCTGGTGGGTGAGGCCGGTGTGGGCAAGACCGCGATTGCCGAGGGCTTGGCCTGGCGCATCACGCAAGGCACTGTGCCCGACATTCTGGCCGAAGCCACGGTGTATTCGCTCGACATGGGCGCACTGCTGGCGGGCACCAAGTACCGGGGTGATTTTGAGCAGCGCCTCAAAGGCGTGCTCAAGTCGCTCAAGGACAAGCCCAACGGCATTTTGTTCATCGACGAAATCCACACTCTGATTGGTGCGGGTGCAGCTTCTGGCGGCACCTTGGACGCATCGAATCTGCTCAAGCCAGCGCTGTCCAGTGGTCAGCTCAAGTGCATCGGTGCGACCACCTTCACTGAATACCGCGGCATCTTCGAAAAAGACGCCGCTTTGAGCCGCCGCTTCCAGAAAGTGGACGTGGTTGAGCCCACCGTGTCTGAGACGGTTGACATCCTCAAAGGTCTCAAGAGCCGCTTTGAAGACCACCACAGCGTCAAATATACGGTTGCCGCTTTGCAAGCGGCGGCTGAGTTGTCGGCCAAGTTCATCAACGACCGCCAGTTGCCCGACAAAGCCATTGACGTGATCGACGAGGCCGGTGCTGCCCAGCGCATTCAGGTGGCTTCCAAACGCAAAAAGACGATTGGCAAGTCGGAAATCGAAGACATCGTGGCCAAGATCGCCCGCATTCCGCCTGCCAACGTTTCCAACGACGACCGCAGCAAACTGCAGACCATCGAGCGCGACCTCAAATCGGTGGTGTTTGGCCAAGACAAAGCCTTGGAAGTGCTGGCCTCGGCCGTCAAGATGGCTCGCTCTGGACTGGGCAAGACCGACAAGCCGATCGGATCCTTCCTGTTCTCGGGCCCCACGGGTGTGGGCAAGACCGAAGCGGCCAAACAGCTGGCCTACATCATGGGCATTGAGCTGATCCGCTTTGACATGTCCGAGTACATGGAGCGACACGCCGTCAGCCGCCTGATCGGTGCGCCTCCGGGCTATGTGGGCTTTGACCAAGGTGGTCTGTTGACCGAAGCAGTGACCAAGAAGCCGCACTGCGTGCTCTTGCTCGACGAGATCGAAAAAGCCCATCCAGACATCTTCAACGTGCTGCTGCAGGTCATGGACCACGGCACCTTGACCGACAACAACGGACGCAAGGCCGACTTCCGTAATGTGATCATCATCATGACCACCAACGCGGGGGCCGAGACCATGAACAAGGCCACCATCGGTTTCACCAACCCGCGTGCGGCCGGGGACGAAATGGGCGACATCAAGCGCCTGTTCACCCCCGAGTTCCGCAACCGCTTGGACGCCATCGTGAGCTTCAAGCCACTGGACGAGCAAATCATCTTGCGTGTGGTCGACAAGTTCTTGCTGCAGTTGGAAACCCAGTTGGGCGAGAAAAAGGTCGAGGTCACCTTCACCGATGCTTTGCGCAAGTTCCTGGGCAAGAAGGGCTTCGATCCGCTCATGGGCGCTCGCCCCATGCAGCGCCTGATTCAGGACACCATCCGCAAGGCCTTGGCCGACGAGTTGTTGTTCGGTCGCCTGACCGATGGTGGTCGCCTGACGGTGGACATCGACGACAAGGACGAGGTGCTGCTGGACATCACGGCCAACCCCAAGAAGGAAAGCCGCGCCTCCCGTTCGGAACCGGCTGAGCCTGAAGAGGCCACTGCAGGCTAA
- a CDS encoding helicase HerA-like C-terminal domain-containing protein, which produces MADPMLIAQNAQAQCHLLPGLANRHGLITGATGTGKTVTLQTLAESFSRIGVPVFMADVKGDLTGVSQTGKIGEKLAAILKDRGLALPEPLACPTTVWDVFGEQGHPVRATISDMGPLLLTRMLGLNDTQAGVLNLVFKIADDNGLLLLDMKDLRAMLQYVGDNAKQFTTEYGNISAASIGAIQRGLVQIETQGGDQFFGEPMLNIEDFMQTDAQGQGVVNILAADKLMNSPRLYATFLLWMLSELFEVLPEIGDPVKPKLVFFFDEAHLLFKDAPAVLVERIELVVRLVRSKGVGVYFVTQNPLDIPDSVLGQLGNRVQHALRAYTPRDQKAVKSTAQTMRPKAGLDIEAAITELAVGEALVSFLDAKGRPCETERVFVLPPGSQLGPITPEQRQALVQGSLVAGVYEQAQDRESAYERIKGQTAVSGQANATPLPGQAPAAPEAASGGLMGGLSDMLFGSTGPRGGQRDGVAQLVVKSAVRTVGSAIGREIVRGVLGGLLGGGGRRR; this is translated from the coding sequence ATGGCTGATCCCATGTTGATTGCTCAAAATGCGCAGGCTCAGTGTCACCTGCTGCCCGGTCTCGCCAACCGGCACGGCCTGATCACCGGGGCCACCGGCACCGGCAAAACGGTGACCTTGCAAACCCTGGCGGAAAGCTTCTCGCGCATCGGGGTGCCGGTCTTCATGGCCGACGTCAAAGGTGACCTGACCGGCGTCAGCCAAACGGGCAAGATCGGCGAGAAACTGGCTGCCATCCTCAAAGACCGCGGACTGGCATTGCCCGAGCCGCTGGCCTGCCCCACCACCGTGTGGGACGTGTTTGGCGAGCAAGGTCACCCGGTCCGCGCCACCATTTCCGACATGGGCCCACTGCTGCTCACACGCATGCTGGGCCTGAACGACACCCAAGCCGGGGTGCTGAACCTGGTGTTCAAGATCGCAGACGACAATGGCTTGCTGCTGCTGGACATGAAAGACCTGCGGGCCATGCTGCAGTACGTGGGCGACAACGCCAAACAGTTCACCACCGAGTACGGCAACATCAGCGCCGCCAGCATCGGCGCCATCCAGCGCGGATTGGTGCAAATCGAGACCCAGGGCGGTGACCAATTCTTTGGCGAGCCCATGCTCAACATCGAAGACTTCATGCAGACCGACGCGCAGGGTCAGGGGGTGGTGAACATCCTGGCGGCCGACAAGTTGATGAACTCGCCTCGCCTGTACGCCACGTTCTTGCTGTGGATGCTGTCCGAGTTGTTCGAGGTGTTGCCTGAAATCGGTGACCCGGTCAAACCCAAGCTGGTCTTCTTTTTTGACGAGGCCCACCTGCTGTTCAAGGATGCGCCTGCGGTCCTGGTCGAACGCATCGAGTTGGTCGTGCGCCTGGTGCGCTCCAAGGGCGTGGGGGTTTACTTTGTCACCCAAAACCCGCTGGACATCCCCGACAGCGTGCTGGGCCAGCTGGGCAACCGGGTGCAACACGCCCTGCGCGCCTACACACCGCGCGACCAGAAAGCCGTGAAATCCACCGCCCAAACCATGCGCCCCAAAGCGGGCTTGGACATCGAAGCGGCCATCACCGAACTGGCTGTGGGCGAGGCCCTGGTGAGCTTTTTGGACGCCAAAGGCCGCCCCTGTGAGACCGAGCGGGTGTTTGTGCTGCCGCCCGGCAGCCAGCTGGGGCCCATCACCCCGGAACAGCGCCAAGCGCTGGTACAGGGCTCTTTGGTGGCCGGAGTGTACGAACAAGCCCAGGACCGGGAGTCGGCTTATGAACGCATCAAAGGCCAGACCGCGGTGTCCGGTCAGGCCAACGCCACCCCTTTGCCAGGCCAGGCCCCGGCTGCGCCTGAGGCTGCCAGCGGTGGGCTGATGGGCGGCTTGTCTGACATGCTGTTTGGCAGCACCGGTCCCCGCGGTGGACAGCGTGACGGCGTGGCGCAGCTGGTGGTCAAAAGTGCCGTGCGCACCGTAGGCTCGGCCATTGGCCGAGAAATTGTGCGGGGTGTGTTGGGCGGCTTGCTCGGCGGCGGTGGACGGCGCAGATAA
- the purD gene encoding phosphoribosylamine--glycine ligase yields MKVLVVGSGGREHAMAWKLAQSPRVQQVYVAPGNGGTAKDKNLVNVPITDLALLRQWALDNGIGLTLVGPEAPLAAGIVDDFRAHGLRIFGPTQAAAQLESSKAFSKAFMQRHGIPTAAFETFTDAAQAHAYVDRQGAPIVVKADGLAAGKGVVVAMTLAEAHEAIDFMLLDNTLGVAHNAGGARVVIEEFLQGEEASFMVLCDGKNVAALATSQDHKRLQDGDEGPNTGGMGAYSPAPVVTAEVHARAMREVILPTIRGMEKDGITYTGFLYAGLMIDSQGRIKTLEFNCRMGDPETQPILMRLKSDLLEVLLAATSEGLGQLEMEWDRRVALGVVMAAAGYPMNPRKGDVISGLPKDEGDAMVFHAGTNEKDGQILTSGGRVLCVTALADSVKQAQQKAYQAASPIAFDGMQMRRDIGYRAIKN; encoded by the coding sequence ATGAAAGTATTGGTAGTCGGCAGTGGTGGCCGCGAGCACGCCATGGCGTGGAAACTGGCGCAGTCGCCCAGAGTGCAGCAGGTTTATGTGGCCCCCGGCAACGGCGGCACGGCCAAAGACAAAAACCTGGTCAATGTGCCCATCACCGACTTGGCGTTGTTGCGCCAGTGGGCCTTGGATAACGGCATTGGCTTGACCTTGGTGGGCCCCGAAGCTCCCTTGGCGGCGGGTATCGTGGACGATTTCCGGGCCCATGGCTTGCGCATATTTGGCCCCACCCAAGCGGCTGCGCAGTTGGAAAGCTCCAAGGCCTTTTCCAAAGCTTTTATGCAGCGCCACGGCATTCCCACGGCTGCGTTTGAAACCTTCACCGATGCGGCACAAGCCCACGCCTATGTAGACCGCCAAGGCGCCCCCATTGTGGTCAAGGCCGACGGCCTGGCGGCAGGCAAAGGGGTGGTGGTGGCCATGACGCTGGCCGAAGCCCACGAGGCGATTGACTTCATGCTGCTCGATAACACCCTCGGTGTGGCGCACAACGCGGGCGGCGCTCGTGTAGTGATAGAGGAGTTCTTGCAAGGCGAAGAAGCCAGCTTCATGGTGCTGTGTGATGGCAAGAACGTTGCGGCCTTGGCCACCAGCCAAGACCACAAACGTCTGCAAGACGGCGACGAGGGACCGAACACAGGCGGCATGGGCGCGTATTCGCCTGCGCCGGTGGTGACGGCAGAGGTGCACGCACGCGCCATGCGCGAGGTCATCTTGCCGACCATTCGGGGCATGGAAAAAGACGGCATCACCTACACCGGGTTTTTGTACGCTGGCCTGATGATCGACTCACAGGGGCGCATCAAGACACTGGAATTCAACTGCCGCATGGGCGACCCCGAAACCCAGCCCATTTTGATGCGCCTGAAGTCGGACCTGTTGGAGGTGCTGTTGGCGGCGACCTCTGAAGGTCTGGGCCAATTGGAGATGGAGTGGGACCGCCGTGTGGCGCTGGGTGTGGTGATGGCTGCCGCCGGTTACCCGATGAATCCCCGCAAAGGCGATGTCATCAGCGGTCTGCCCAAGGATGAGGGCGATGCCATGGTGTTTCATGCCGGAACCAACGAAAAAGACGGCCAAATCCTGACCTCTGGCGGGCGTGTTCTGTGTGTCACGGCACTGGCCGATTCGGTCAAGCAGGCGCAGCAAAAGGCTTACCAAGCCGCCAGTCCCATTGCCTTTGACGGCATGCAAATGCGCCGGGATATTGGCTACCGCGCCATCAAAAACTGA